The DNA sequence CGCTATACGCCAGCGACCCGCTCGGCCCACCGGATCAGCCGCGCTACAACAATGCCGTCGCCGCGCTCGATACCTTGCTGGCCCCGTTGGATCTGCTCGACGCGCTGCAATCCATCGAAAAGGCTCAGGGACGCGAGCGCAAGGCAGAGCGCTGGGGACCGCGAACACTGGACCTCGACATCCTGCTGTTCGGCGATCGGTTACTCGACGAGCCGCGCCTGACCGTCCCGCATTATCATCTGCATGCCCGAGCCTTCGTGCTCTATCCACTCGCCGAAATTGCACCGCAGCATCTGCAGCTTCCAGATGGACGCAACCTAGCCGATCTGCTGGCAGCCTGCTCATTCGAAGGCCTCGAACGCCTCGACGAACCGCTGTAACCCACCGGTAACAGATGTAACGTGTGGGTAACACTCACGATTGACTTAGCTCGCCGCCATCAGGACTATAAGCGCCCTCTGCCGGCACGCATCGAATTGGTAATCCTGCCCATCGGTGACGCTCCGACTACCGTGATCCCTCAGAGGCTCTAGGAGGACGGCATTCATGCCAGACGTAACCCTGACCACCCTGCAAGGCCTCAAGCAGAAAGGCGAGAAGATCGTCATGCTCACCTGCTATGACGCCACCTTCGCCAAGACCGCGTGCGAAGCGGGAGTCGAGATGCTGCTGATCGGCGATTCGCTGGGTATGGTCCTGCAAGGTCACGACAGCACCTTGCCGGTGTCCATTGAAGAGATGGCCTACCACACCGCCTGCGTCAAACGTGGCAACCGTGGCGCGATGATCGTCGCCGATCTGCCGTTCATGGCCAACGCCACCATCGAGCAGACCCTGGACAACTCGGCCACGCTGATGCGGGCCGGCGCGCACATGGTCAAGGTCGAGGGTGCGGCATGGCTGGCCGAATCCATCCGTTTGCTGGCCGAACGCGGCATCCCGGTCTGCGCCCACATGGGTCTCACGCCACAGACCGTCAACATACTGGGCGGCTATAAGGTGCAAGGCCGCCAAGAGGCCCAGGCGCTGCAGATGATTGCCGACGCCAAGGCGCTCGAGGCGGCGGGCGCTGCCATGCTGCTGCTCGAGTGCGTGCCCAGCGAGCTGGCGGCCCGCATCACCCAGGCGGTTTCGGTGCCAGTGATCGGCATCGGCGCCGGTAGCGCCACCGATGGTCAGGTATTGGTCCTGCACGACATGCTCGGATTGTCCCTCAGCGGACGCGCGCCTAAATTCGTGAAGAATTTCATGCGCGAACACGGCGACATCACATCCGCCATCGCTGCCTACGCCCAGGCGGTGAAAAGCGTGGAGTTCCCAGCCGCCGAACACGGATTCTCGTCATGAACGTGGTGAAAACCGTCGCCGACCTGCGC is a window from the Pseudomonas sp. MTM4 genome containing:
- the folK gene encoding 2-amino-4-hydroxy-6-hydroxymethyldihydropteridine diphosphokinase, translating into MERVYIGLGSNLAEPREQLRGALKALAAVPSSRLVAVSSLYASDPLGPPDQPRYNNAVAALDTLLAPLDLLDALQSIEKAQGRERKAERWGPRTLDLDILLFGDRLLDEPRLTVPHYHLHARAFVLYPLAEIAPQHLQLPDGRNLADLLAACSFEGLERLDEPL
- the panB gene encoding 3-methyl-2-oxobutanoate hydroxymethyltransferase, producing the protein MPDVTLTTLQGLKQKGEKIVMLTCYDATFAKTACEAGVEMLLIGDSLGMVLQGHDSTLPVSIEEMAYHTACVKRGNRGAMIVADLPFMANATIEQTLDNSATLMRAGAHMVKVEGAAWLAESIRLLAERGIPVCAHMGLTPQTVNILGGYKVQGRQEAQALQMIADAKALEAAGAAMLLLECVPSELAARITQAVSVPVIGIGAGSATDGQVLVLHDMLGLSLSGRAPKFVKNFMREHGDITSAIAAYAQAVKSVEFPAAEHGFSS